The stretch of DNA TATGCCATATTCTACGGAATCGATTATGAAACCCGCAAGATCATCCTGATGAACATCGGTCATTACGATCGCCTGTATACTAAAAAATAAATTTTATTTGTGTTTTCCCGGAGAAGTATGGATATCACCTCTAATTTCTGTAGGGCATAAGCCCCTGACGGGGCAGCCCAAGCGCAATATTTCTTCGCTGTCGCTCTGAAATTTGCACAATGAAGATAACCCGGCCTGGACACTACCCTCCGGGTAGTCCCGGCCGGGAAACTAAAATACAAATTGGTGACCGAAGGTCGTCCCGGGTATCGAAAGGGCGAAAGCCTTTCGGTTGTCTCAGCCGGGAAGAGGAAATTCAGATAAAATAAAGAAATTAAATGAACAAAGAAGGGCAAACATTCCTCTTTACATTTGTCAGATTTGAAATCACACTCTTTTTAGAGAGAAGCTGCCCGTAAGGGCAGCATTATCGCCGGCGCAAAGCCCTGAGGTCAGGGCGTGTTCGCAGAGCGAACTTGCGCAAGGGTTGCCTCATGAAAGAGCTTAATCTTAAAATTGGAATTCGAATCAATAAAAAAAAAGAAAGAAATATCCTTCACTCGACAATAAGATTCCCGGAATACCTGTCCTCGTCCGCAAGAAGGAAATCCTCGCTCATATGCAGGCAGTGCACGGGGCAGGCGTCGTTGCACTGCGAACAGAAGATGCACTGCGTCACGTAGATCCTGACAGTCTTCGTCTCCTTTATGAACTCGATTGCATTCGCGGGACATACACGGGTGCAGATCTTGCAGCCGATGCAGATGTCCCTGTCATAGGTGATCTTGCCCCTGAAATTTTCCGGTGTCGGAACCGGGGGGTTGATCTCCGCCTTTCCCTCCGCGACCTTCCCGAGGAATCCGGTTATCGATTTCGGGAGATACTTCGCAGGGAAAAGATTCGTCGCCGGCTTCTTCAGGATCTGTTTTAAGACCTCTACCATTGTCGGAAGGAAACTCATAATACGACACCTCCCTTCATGAGCACATCAAGGATCACCAGGACAAGGCCGGACAGGGCCGCAACCGCGATGTATCCCCAGTAGATCGAGACAAGGTGGTTTATCCTGAACCTCGCCATCGAAACACGGATCAGGCTCACAGAGAAGAACATCACGACGATGACCTTCAGGATGAAGAAGATAACATCCGCAACAAGAGCCGTCCACCCGGTGATTCCCGTAAACCACGAGATATTCCACGGGAGGAATATCGCAACCGCGAGAGCTGTCATCGCGAAGGTCTTCACACCGCCTGCGAGGTAGAACAACCCGAGATTTCGCCCCGAGTATTCTGCAACGATTCCGCCGCAGAGTTCGGTCTCCGCTTCGGGCGTGTCGCACGGAACACGGGAGAGCTCCGCAGGCGTGACCCATGCAAGAACAAAGAGAAGGATCAGGCAGCCGATGATGCCGAGCGGCCCGACGACGTCCCAGATGACCATTCCGGTTCCGACACCGCCCATCGTCGCAAGCGAGAACGGATCGGCGAAACCGGCCATCGCAAACCTATATGCGACAGCGACGATCGCAACCGCGAGCGGGAACTCGTAGGCGATCATCGTTACCATCTCCCTCTGGGCGCCGACAGTTGCATACGGCGAACCGGATGCAAAACCGCCTGCGACCATCGCAAGAGCGGGAACGGTCAGGATATACATGACAAGGATCGCGTCCCCGAATCCGCCCAGCACTGGACTCAGTCCTGCAACGGGGATGTAAAGGAGCAGGGTTATCGCCGATGCAAGAGCGATCACAGGCGCCGCGTTGAAGACCGAAGCGACCGCATTCTCCGGAACGATGCTGTCCTTTGACATCAGTTTCGCGACATCGATGAACGGCTGCCTCAGAGGCGGCCCGACCCTCGCCTGCATATGTGCGGCGAACTTCCGGTCGATACCGAGAAGGATCAGCCCGAAGACGATCCCGATAAAGGCAAGGGCAACTGTTCCGCCGACGACGGTCAACAGAAGATCGATCTGATCACTCATCGTTCATCAGCCTCCTCGTTCTCTCGACCGACAAACGATGCAGGTATTCCTTCGAATAAATATCCGGCTTTCCGTCTCTCACGACCGCAACCCTGTCGGTGCAGGACATGCACGGGTCGATCGATGCGACGATAATCGGGATATCGGCGATCTGCTCGCCCTTCAGGATCTCAAGCCACGAAAGCTGATTCGAATACGTCGACGCCTTGACCTTCCACATATAGGGTGCATCGGATTTGTTCATCCGCACATAGTGAAGGCATTCGCCGCGTGGAGCCTCGACTCTTCCGACCGCCTCGCCTTCGGCCTTCTTGCACGTCGCAAGGAGCTTGGGCATCTTCGTCTCCCAGAGTGTCTCTCCTTCGGGGATCTGCTTTAAGCACTGGCGGATAAGGTCTACGGACTGGGCGACCTCGAGGAGCCTCACGACAATCCTGTCATATACGTCGCCCCTCGTCTCGCCGGTGTACTGGTCGGGCATGACATAATCGAAATCGAGATCGCCATAGGCACCGTAGGGCGAATCGAGCCTTACATCCATCTTCACGCCGGATGCACGGGATGTCGGGCCTACGGTGCAGAGCTTCAGCGACGCCTCCCTTGTAAGAATACCGCAGTCCCTGCAACGCATCGTTATAGTCTTGTCATGGAGGAAGAGCTTCAGGAGTTTGCTGATAAGACCTTCGTAGTACTGGAGCCCCTCTTCGATCCGTGCGAACTTCTCCTCTTCGATGTCTCTCCTGACACCGCCGACCTGTACGATCGCGTAATTCACCCTGTTGCCGGTGAGAAGCTCGATTAAGTCCATCGACTCCTCGCGGACACGCCATGCAAGATTGAAGAGTGTATCGAAGCCGAGCTCATGAGCCGCGACTCCGGCCCATAGCAGGTGCGACTGTATCCTCTCGAACTCCGCAAGGATAGTCCGGATGTAATGAGCCCTGTCGGGAACCTCGATTCCGGCGATCTGCTCGACGGCCTTCGCAAAGGCGAACGTATGCGAAACACCGCATATACCGCAGATCCTGTCTGTCAGGTGAACGATCTGGACGGGATTTCTTCTCATCCCCATCCATTCGATACCCCTGTGAGCCTTTCCGGGTGCGAAGTCGACCTCTTCTATGGCCTCGCCGTTGATCTTAAAAGTAAAGAGGATCGGCTCCTTCAGCGCCGGGTGGGTCGGCCCGATCGGGATCGTATACGGGGCCTTCTTGGACTTGTTCTCACTCATCGCTCTTCACCTCCTCTTTGGGTTCATCTTTGGCGGGTTCGGAAGCCTCCGGTTTCTCCCCGGGTTTTTTCTCCGCCTTCTTCGCAGGCTCTTCGTCGCTCTTTTTCTTCTCGGGCTTTGGCTTCACCGGGGGATTCGGACGGTCTTCGGGCCTTCCGACGGCCCAGAGGTCCTTGACCATATCGTCACGAATACCGGCATCGTCCTTTCTCCACGGGTATATGCCCTCCGGGAAATCGTCAGGAAGGAACAGTCCCCTCTGGTCCGGGATTCCGTCCACGATTATTCCCATCAGCTCCTGCTTCTCTCTCTCGGAGTAAACAGCACCGGGGATCAGATCCGAGATCGTCGGGACGACCGGATTTTCCTTCGGCACAGATACGATGAAGCTGACCGTTATCTCCGAACCCTTCGAGCCGAAGAAGATTGTGAAATGATAGAGGACATCGATCTCTTCGATCATATCGACCGCAGATATGACGCCGAGATGCGGGAAGTCGATCGAGATCAGTTCTCCAACAGCATCGTGGAGAATCTCCGTCTCGATCTTCATCCAGATCGAATTTATCGGCGTCTTCTTCGTTCCCTCGCACCACTGCTTTATTTCGGAGCTGATTATTTGGTCCCCGAACTTCGAAGCGAACCTCTCCGCGACCTCTTCGGCCGTCATCATATTCTTGGCCGTATCAGTCATTTTTCCCCTCCTGGAGTCTTTCGAGTTTTGCAATCGCCTTTACCACGCCGTTGATTATCGCTTCCGGCCTCGGGGCACACCCTGGGACATATACGTCCACCGGGATAACTTCCCCGACCGGACCGTCGAGATTATACGAGTCATAGAAGACCCCGCCCGACTGCCCGCATGCTCCGACGCAGATTACGACCTTCGGGTCGGCCATCTGCTCGTATACGCGGATAAGCCTCTCCTTCATCGCGTGGACGACAGGCCCGGTGACGAGCAGGACGTCCGCATGACGGGGCGAGCCGACAAGCTTTATCCCGAACCTCTCGGGATCATGCCTCGGCATCAGTGTTGCCACGATCTCGATATCGCAGCCGTTGCACGAACCGGAGTTGAAGTGGAAGACCCAAAGCGACCGGTTCAGTGATTTCGACAGTCTCATAGCCCGCCACCCCCGAGAACAATAACCATTACAAGGGCAATGACCCCGAGGAACCAGAGGATGTAATCCGTAAGAATTCCCGAATGAAGGGGCACGATTTTGTCGTAATAACCCTCGAGCGCCTTCGTGAATCCCCAGTACATGTTTCCGCCGCGGACATGAACCTCGCTCTTTTCGGGCTCGGCGTTTCCGGAGATAAACGGCTTCGTCTGCTCCGTGCCCTTATTATAATCCGACTCGCCCCTGCTCCAGATGAGCCAGGCGATAATTATCGCGATTATGAAAGCCGCAAGCCAGATGAGCGGATTCCACGAACCGAATCCCGTATATAATGTCTCGATTGCAGCCATTTCAGGCACCTCCCAGGACTGCGGCGATATAACTCCCCTGGTCGACCAGTGCATTCGCCGCAGGCTCTATCAGGTAATTTACGACCTGCTCGGGGAAGACCCCAAAGAGGATCACGAGCACTGCAAGGATTCCCATTCCGGCAAGCATGAACCGCGGGACCTCGCGGACACTTTCATACTCGGGCAGCTTCGGCCCCATGAATATCGAATGGAAGACCTTCACGAAGGACGCAAGGGTCAGGATCGATACGATCATCGCTATGACCGACAGGATCGGGCTGAACATGAACACCGACTCGTAGATCATCAGCTTCGACGCGAAACCGTTGAAGGGCGGAATTCCTGCGATTGCAAGTGC from Methanolacinia petrolearia DSM 11571 encodes:
- a CDS encoding 4Fe-4S dicluster domain-containing protein, which codes for MSFLPTMVEVLKQILKKPATNLFPAKYLPKSITGFLGKVAEGKAEINPPVPTPENFRGKITYDRDICIGCKICTRVCPANAIEFIKETKTVRIYVTQCIFCSQCNDACPVHCLHMSEDFLLADEDRYSGNLIVE
- a CDS encoding respiratory chain complex I subunit 1 family protein; amino-acid sequence: MSDQIDLLLTVVGGTVALAFIGIVFGLILLGIDRKFAAHMQARVGPPLRQPFIDVAKLMSKDSIVPENAVASVFNAAPVIALASAITLLLYIPVAGLSPVLGGFGDAILVMYILTVPALAMVAGGFASGSPYATVGAQREMVTMIAYEFPLAVAIVAVAYRFAMAGFADPFSLATMGGVGTGMVIWDVVGPLGIIGCLILLFVLAWVTPAELSRVPCDTPEAETELCGGIVAEYSGRNLGLFYLAGGVKTFAMTALAVAIFLPWNISWFTGITGWTALVADVIFFILKVIVVMFFSVSLIRVSMARFRINHLVSIYWGYIAVAALSGLVLVILDVLMKGGVVL
- a CDS encoding hydrogenase large subunit, translating into MSENKSKKAPYTIPIGPTHPALKEPILFTFKINGEAIEEVDFAPGKAHRGIEWMGMRRNPVQIVHLTDRICGICGVSHTFAFAKAVEQIAGIEVPDRAHYIRTILAEFERIQSHLLWAGVAAHELGFDTLFNLAWRVREESMDLIELLTGNRVNYAIVQVGGVRRDIEEEKFARIEEGLQYYEGLISKLLKLFLHDKTITMRCRDCGILTREASLKLCTVGPTSRASGVKMDVRLDSPYGAYGDLDFDYVMPDQYTGETRGDVYDRIVVRLLEVAQSVDLIRQCLKQIPEGETLWETKMPKLLATCKKAEGEAVGRVEAPRGECLHYVRMNKSDAPYMWKVKASTYSNQLSWLEILKGEQIADIPIIVASIDPCMSCTDRVAVVRDGKPDIYSKEYLHRLSVERTRRLMNDE
- a CDS encoding NADH-quinone oxidoreductase subunit C; this encodes MTDTAKNMMTAEEVAERFASKFGDQIISSEIKQWCEGTKKTPINSIWMKIETEILHDAVGELISIDFPHLGVISAVDMIEEIDVLYHFTIFFGSKGSEITVSFIVSVPKENPVVPTISDLIPGAVYSEREKQELMGIIVDGIPDQRGLFLPDDFPEGIYPWRKDDAGIRDDMVKDLWAVGRPEDRPNPPVKPKPEKKKSDEEPAKKAEKKPGEKPEASEPAKDEPKEEVKSDE
- a CDS encoding NADH-quinone oxidoreductase subunit B family protein, encoding MRLSKSLNRSLWVFHFNSGSCNGCDIEIVATLMPRHDPERFGIKLVGSPRHADVLLVTGPVVHAMKERLIRVYEQMADPKVVICVGACGQSGGVFYDSYNLDGPVGEVIPVDVYVPGCAPRPEAIINGVVKAIAKLERLQEGKND